In Blattabacterium sp. DPU, the genomic window TTCAAAATATTATAATATATAATTTTGTTAAAGGAGAAAAAAATAATAAAAAAAAGCTGATTCAAATTATATCAAAATCTGCATCTATAAAATATGGAACAAAATTATATCCTGAAAAAATGGAATGTATAATTAAAGATTTATTTTCTTGTCATAATCCAAATTATACGTATTTAGGAGATCCCATATTTTTTGTATTAAGCAAAAAAAATATTTTTTAAAAAGTGAATTTTTATACAAATTTCAATTCAGACGCTGTCAAACATTTAATAAGCATTAATATACTTGTATATACAGCTACTTTTGTCTTTTCACAATATAAAATAGAAAATATACTTTCTTTATATCATCCTTTAGATGAACGATTTGAATTATATCAAATTTTGACTCATATGTTCGTTCACTCCAAACGACTTTTTTTACATATAATCTTTAATATGTTAGCTTTATTCATGTTTGGAGGACAAATAGAAACTATATTAGGAGTAAAAAAATTTATAATTATATATTTTTTATCAGGTGTTTTAGCCGCTTTATTTCAAATCATTTTTAATACTGGTATTTTGTATTATTTTGTTCAAACTTTAGATTTTTCACAAGCTAAGAAAGCATTAGATTATTTAAATGAAGAACAAAAAATAAATCTTTATAGCTCTATGTATTCTCCTATGATGGGAGCTTCTGGAGCCGTAAGTGGAATAGTAGGAGCTTTTGCTAAATTTTTTCCGGAACATAGAATTTTTATTCTTCCTTTTCCTTTTCCAATAGCAGTTAGAAAAGCTTTGATAATTTTTATTTCTGGAAGTTTTATTTCGGCTATTTTAAATTTGGCTCCTGGAGTTGCTCATTTTGCCCATATTGGTGGAATATTATCAGGTTATTTTATAGTAAGTTTTTTCTATAAAAAATAACTTTTATAAAGTTCATGATTTTTCACTCTTAAATAAAAAAGAAATGAAATATACAAATGATAATAAAAATAATAAAGACAAATAAGAATATTTTCCATTTACTGTTTTCATAATTCTATCCCAACGAAATTTCCAATTAAATATATTTAAAGGATTATCTCTATCCCAATCAATGCTCATCCATATAAATATGGGTTTCCCTACTATATGATCTTCTGGAACGAACCCCCAATAACGAGAATCAGATGAATTATGTCTGTTATCTCCCATCATAAAATAATAATTGTTTTTTACTTCATAATATTTTTTTGAAAAAAAATCGAATTTATTCACTTTTTCATAAGTAAAAATTTCATTATAAATGTGAATATTTTTTGAATTTAATTGAATTAATTCTCCTTTTTTGGGGATGTGTAATGGACCAAAAAAATCTCTATTCCAATCAGTGTAATTATGAAATATCATATTTTCCTTAAAATGAATAGGAAGAATATACTTTTTTATAAAAACTATATTATCAAATAAATGTTTTATCTGAACTGCTTTTTGTTCGTTCAACATGATTTGGTAAAAATATTCATCATTTTTTTCTCCAATATATTCAACGTCCTCAATATCCATTTTATTTTTAAGATACTCTATGTTTAAAGGAATATTTTCCGTTTTAATAAAATAAGCTTGTTGTTTTTCTAAAAAAAATTTTTCTTTTTTATGATTAACAAATAAAATTCCTTTTTTAATAGATATTAAATCTCCCGGTAATCCTACACAACGTTTAATATAATGATCTTTTCTATCTATTATTTTATGATTAGAATCTTTGGGAAAATTGAAAACGACTATATCATTTCTTTGGATAGATTGTATGGAAGGAAAACGAAAATAAGGCCATTGAAAAATAGAAATATAAGATTTTATATTTCCAATAATATTATTATGAATAAATGGAATGGAAATGGGGGACATAGGCATTCGTAATCCATAATGAATTTTACTAACTAGGATAAAATCTCCTACTAATAAAGTTCTTTCCATAGAAGAAGTAGGAATGACAAAAGGCTGAACTATATAAGTATGAGTAACAAAAGAAAGAATTATAGCTAATAAAATTCCTATATGATCTGTTTTCTTTTTTTTTGTTATATTTTCAATTTTTAATAATTGAATTTTTTTAAAAAAATTTATGTAAAAAATATATAATCCTGCTGATAAAAAAAATAAAATAATATTTTTTTTCGTTTTTTTGAAAAAAGTAAAAATTAAATCCATCCACAAAATAAAAATTAATATTATACTAGTTAATGGAAATAATAACAAAAAAATACACCATATAGATCTTTTATAAATTTTTAAAATAATAAAAATATTATATACAGGAATAAGAATCTTCCAAGATTTTATTCCTAATTTTTTGTACAACTTCCATGTTCCTAAAACATGAATAACATGTTCAAAAAATAAAAAAATACCATTAAAAATAAAATATTGATGCATAAATGATATTTTATATTCCTAAAACCTCTTTCATAGAAAAAATCCCTTTTTTGTTTTGTATCCATTCTGCCGCAATAATAGCTCCTAAAGCAAATCCATCTCTATTATGAGCTTGATGTTGGATTCTTATTTCTTCTATTTTAGATTCATATTTGACAATATGTATTCCTGGTACATTATCGAATCTTTTTGATGAAATCAAAATTTGATCTTTTGTTTTTTTATCGTTTTTATCATCTAAAATCCATGTTTTTTTCATGCTATTATTCACTATATCTTTTGCCAAAGAAAGAGCTGTTCCACTAGGTTTATCTATTTTTTTTTTGTGATGTATTTCTTCTATTGTGACTTCATATTCTTTAGAATATGAATGTAATAATTTTGATAATTTTTTATTAATTTCAAAAAAAATATTCATTCCAATACTAAAATTGGAAGAATACAAAAGAGATCCATTTTTTTCTTTACATATTTTTTTAATAATTTCAAATTTTTCTAGCCATCCTGTAGTTCCACTTACTATAGGAATATTATTTTCTACACAAATTTTTACATTGTTAAATGCAGAATCAGGTTGACTAAATTCTATTGCTACATTTGAATTTGAATTATTCAATAAATGTACAGAAGGAGTTTCATCATAACATAATGAAATTTTATGATTTCTAATTTTAGCTATTTTTTCTATAGTTTTCCCCATTTTTCCATATCCTATTATTGCTATATTCATAATATTATTTGATTGATTAGAATAAAATTCATAATTCATTCAAAGATAGTCTATATTTTTTTTTGATGAAATATCAATAAACTTTATTTATATTTGATGTTCAGATGTTAAAATTCATGAATTTAATATTTTTAAAGCCCACGTGGTGAAAATGGTAGACACGCCACTTTGAGGGGGTGGTATCCGATTTAGGATGTGCTGGTTCAAATCCAGTCGTGGGTACAATTTGTATCATCTTATATAAGAACACGAAATAAATCTGGATTTTTATTCAAGTATTGAAAATGAACTTTATGCTTTTTCATTCTTCCTAAGAATCCTGAAAATTCATTTTTATCTGCTAATTCTATTCCTATTACAGCTGGTCCTTCTTCTTTAGAAGTTTTTTTAGAATATTCAAAATAGGTAATATCATCTTTTGGCCCTAAAATATTATTTACAAATTCTTTTAGAGCTCCAGCTCTCTGGGGAAATTTTACAATAAAATAATGTTTTTTTTCTTCATATAAAAGAGATCTTTCTCTTATTTCTTCAGTTCTGGTAATATCATTATTTCCTCCACTTAAAATACAGACAATAGTTTTTCCTTTAATTTCATTAGAGTAAAAATCCAAAGCAGCTATTGAAAGAGCTCCAGCAGGTTCTGCAACAATTGCTTCTAAGTTATACAAATCTAAAATTGTTGTGCAAACCTTACCCTCAGGAACTGTTTTGATATCAAATAATGTTTGATGACATATATTAAAATTTAATTTCCCCACCTTTTTTACTGAAGCTCCATCAATAAATCTATCTATTGTTTTTAATTCCACAATTTTTCCTTTTTTTAAAGAATAACTCATAGATGGGGCTCCTTTAGGTTCCACTCCTATAATTTTAGTTTTAGGGCTAAATTCTTTGAAATGACTACTCACACCCGAAGCTAATCCTCCTCCACCAATAGGAATAAAAATATAATCAATATTTAAAATTGATTGTTGTAGAATTTCTAACCCAACAGTAGCTTGTCCTTCAATAATTTTAATGTCATCAAAAGGATGAATAAAAATTTTTTCATTTTTTTTACAATATATTATGGCTTCACTACTTACCGCATCAAAAGTATCTCCCATTAGAATAATTTCAATATACTTTTTTCCAAACATTTTTACTCTTTCTACTTTTTGTTTAGGGGTAGTACTTGGCATATATATTTTTCCCGGAATTTTTAATATATTACAAGAATATGCAACTCCTTGTGCATGATTTCCTGCACTTGCACAAACAATTCCCTTTTTCAGTTCTGTATAAGATAAACTCTTTATTTTATTATAAGCTCCTCTAATCTTATATGAACGTATGATTTGTAAGTCTTCTCTTTTTAAAAAAATATTTGCTTTATATTTTTCTGATAAAAGAGAATTTTTTTGTAACGGAGTTTCATAAATGATATCTTTTAATATATTTTTAGCTTTAACTATTTCTTTGTAAGAAGGAAAGTATCCTTTCAACTTATTTTTCAATACTTTAAAAATAATTTGTTAATTCTGATCTTTTTTTTCTGGTCTAAGATTTCGAATTATGGATCCTACTTTCCATAATTCACTTTGTCTAAGATTTTGTAATTCCTTTTGTAATTTTTCTCTATAATTTATATCACTATTGGCTTTAATAATTCTTTTCACTTCTTTTCCAGAAGAAACTTCATGATATAATTCATTAAAAATTGGAAGAGTAGCATCTCTAAATTTTTTCCACCAATCCAAAGCTCCTCTTTGTGCGGTAGTAGAACAATTAGCATACATCCAATCCATTCCTTTTTCTGATACTAGTGGCATCAAACTTTGAGTCAACTCTTCTACCGTTTCGTTAAAAGATTCTGAAGGAGAATGTCCTTTTTCTCTTAATATTTGATATTGTGCCGCAAAAATTCCTTGTATAGCTCCCATCAAAGTCCCTCTTTCTCCTACTAAATCAGAATATACCTCATTTTGAAAATTGGTTTCAAATAAATATCCAGATCCTATTCCAATTCCAATAGACAAAGTTTTTTCTAAACTTTTTCCACTATAATCTTGATAAATAGCATAACTAGAATTAATTCCTTTTCCTTGTTTAAATAGTTTTCTTAAACTAGTTCCTGACCCTTTTGGCGCTACTAAAAAAATATCTATATTTTCAGGAGGAGAAATTTTTGTTTGATCATGAAAAGTTAATCCTAAACCATGTGAAAAATATAAGGATTTTCCTTCAGTTAAATATTTACTAAGAGTAGGCCAAAAATATATTTGACCTGCATCTGATAACAAATACATAATTATAGTTCCTTTTTCAGAAGCATCTTCCAAAGAAAAAAGATTTTCACCTTCTATCCATCCGTCTTTTAACGCTTTTTTCCAAGAAAAAGAATGTTTTCTTTGTCCTACTATCACTTTAAATCCATTATCTCTTAAGTTTAGAGATTGCCCAGGACCTTGAACTCCATAACCTAATACAGCAATAGTTTCTTGTTTCAAAATTTCTTTAGCTTTATATAATGAAAATTCATTTCTTGTAATGATATTTTCTTCTATAGATCCAAATTTAATTTTCATAATTTTAAATTATTTAATATGTTACTAATGGTAAATCCATTCTCTTCCATGAATTTTTTCTAGAATTTTTTTCTTCTAGTTTATAATAATAAACATGAATAATTCCAATTAATTTTTCAATTAATTTTTTTATTTTTAACAATTGTTCTTCTGGCTCTTCTAAATCAAGGATATATCTAATATTGCTAATAGTTTTGTTATCATTGTGATTAGATACATTAATATGATTAGTTTTTATGTTTTTTCGATTGAGAATAATAAGAATTCTACTTAATAATCTTGTATCTTTTTCTCCTAAAATTATTATTCTGAATTGATGCTTCATAGTATTATATATTTTTGTGTTAAATAAATTATGTTAAACGAATTTCATCTACCGCAGCTCCTGCCGGAATCATAGGAAAAACATTGTCTTCTTTTTCTGTAATAACTTCTAATAAAAAAGCTTTGTCATGGTTTAATGCTTTTTTTACTGATTTTTCTAATTCTTCTCTTTGACTTACTTTCTTTGCTTTTATGTTATAAGCATGAGCTAATTGTACAAAATCTGGATTAACTAGTTCTGTACACGAATAACGTTTATCAAAAAAAAGCTGTTGCCACTGACGTACCATTCCCAAAAAATTATTATTTAACAGTATAATTTTAACGGGAATCTTATTTTGTAAGATAGTCCCCATTTCTTGTATTGTCATTTGAATTCCTCCATCTCCAACAACACAAATCACCTGCCTATTTCGAGCTCCTAATTGAGCTCCTATAGAAGCAGGTAAAGCAAATCCCATAGTACCCAATCCCCCAGAAGTTATTTGACTTTTTTTATAAGTAAAATTGAAATATCTTGAAGCTATCATTTGATGTTGTCCTACATCAGTTACAAGAATTGCATTTCTTTTCTTATATTGATTTATCCATTTAATTACTTCACCCATAGTAATTCCTTTTTTTTTTGGATTTATATCTCCTTGTATTACTATGGTTTTTTCTTTTTCTTTAAGACAAAAAAATTTACTTATCCATTTTTTATGGATCGATTCATGAACATAAAAAATTAATTTTTTTAAAGAGATTTTACAATCTCCTAAAATTGGAATATGACATAAAATATTTTTATTAATTTCTGAACTATCTATTTCTAAATGAATAATTTTAGCTTGTTTAGCATATTTTTTAACATCTCCAGTAACACGATCGTCAAATCGCATCCCTATTGCAATAAGAATATCACATTGATTAGTTAAAATATTGGGAGCATAATTTCCATGCATGCCTAACATACCTACATATAAATGATGATTATTAGACAATGCTCCTAACCCTAACAGAGTGCTAGCTACTGGAATTCCAGTTTTTTCAACAAATTCTTTAAATTCTTCTTCCGCTTCAGCTAAAATCACTCCTTGACCTACTAGAATTAAAGGCCTTTCCGCTGAATTAATTAGATTTGCTGCTTTTATTATTTTTTCGTTTTCTATACAGGGATATGGATGAAAATTTCTTATATATTCACAACGTGTATAATGAAATACCGTTTTTTGAAATTGAGCATCTTTAGTAATATCTATTAATACAGGTCCTGGTCTCCCTTTTTTAGCTATCAAGAATCCTTTTTGAATCGATTTACAAATATCTTTAGCTTTTAAAACTTGAATATTCCATTTAGTAACAGGAATAGAAATATCTATAATATTTGTTTCTTGAAAAGCATCAGTTCCTAATAAATGAGAAGATACTTGTCCAGTAATGCAAACAACAGGAGTACTGTCTATCAAGGCATCTGCTAGTCCAGTAATTAAATTAGTCGCTCCTGGACCTGAAGTCGTGAAACATACTCCAATTTTTCCGGTTGCTCTAGCGTATCCTTGTGCGGCATGAATAGATCCTTGTTCATGACGCATGAGAACATGAGATATGGAATTTAAATAATCGTGCAGAGAATCATATATAGGCATAATAGCTCCACCTGGATATCCAAATATGTATTCTACTTCTTCATGTAATAGTGTTTTTATTACTATTTCTGAACCAGAAAATAACTTTTTTTCCATATACAACTAAAATTGATCTGTAATGCATCCTTCAGAAGCTGGAGATACCATTCTTGTATATTTGTATAGATATCCTTTTTTAACTTTTAGTGAAGGAGGAGTCCATAATTTTCTTCTCCTTTGTATTTCCTCTACTCCCACTTCTAGAGTAATGGTATTATTTTCCGTATCTATTTTAATAATATCTTCATTTTGTACTAAAGCAATTAATCCTCCAGAGTGTGCTTCTGGAGTGATATGTCCTACAACAAAACCATGTGATCCTCCTGAAAATCTTCCATCTGTAATAAGAGCTACTTTTTTTCCTAACCCAGATCCCATAATATAAGATGTTGGTTTTAACATTTCTGGCATTCCTGGACCACCTATTGGCCCTACATATCGAATAACAATAACAATTCCAGGTAAAATTCTATTATTCAAAATAGCTTGATTAACTTCTTCTTCTGAATCGAAAACATTAGCCTTTCCTCTAAAAATTGTTCCTTCTTTTCCAGTAATTTTAGCAATAGCTCCTTCTGGAGATAAGTTTCCATACAAAATTCTAATATGTGCATTTTTTTTTATGGGATTGTCTAAAGAATGAATAATTTTTTGATTAAAAGTTATATTAGGAATATTTTTCATATTGTCATACAATGTTTTTCCAGTAACGGTTAAACAATCTCCTGATAATATTCCTTCATTTAATAAATATTTAATAATAACAGGCATTCCTCCTATATCTGTATGAATATCTTCCATTAAGAAAGTTCCACTAGGTTTTAGATTTCCAATAAGAGGAACTTGATTACTTATTTTTTGAAAATCTTTTAAAGAAAAATCAATATTTGCTGATCTAGCGATGGCTAAAAAATGTAAAATACAATTAGTTGATCCACCTAAACACATAGCTAATTTTACTCCATTTTCTATAGAAGTTTTTGTTACTATATCTTTTGGATTAATCCCTTTTTTTAATAGATTTTCAATATATTTAGATACTTCTTGACATTCTCTTTTTTTATTTTCACTTGTTGAAGGAGAAGAGGAAGAATAAGGAAGCATCATTCCCATTGCTTCTAAAGCAGAAGCGATAGTATTTGCCGTATACATACCTCCACAAGCACCTGGACCAGGACAAGAATTTTTTATTATATTTTTATACTCAAATTCAGTAATTTGACGAGTATTTTTTTTTCCTAAAGCTTCAAAAGAAGAAACAACATCTAATTTATTCCCATTATAATAACCAGGAGAAATACTGCCTCCATATACAATTATAGAAGGTCTATTCAATCTTAGCAAAGCAATCATGACTCCTGGTATATTTTTATCGCATCCAGGAATAGCTATTATTCCATCATAATGGTGAGAATCCACTACAGTTTCTATGCTATCCGCTATTAATTCTCTAGAAGGAAGTGAATATCTCATACCTGATGTTCCCATAGTAATTCCATCACTTACTCCAATCGTGGTAAATTGAAATCCTATTAAATTTTGGTTTATAACCGATGATTTTATTTTTTTCGCTAATTTATCCAAATGCATATTGCAAGGATTCCCTTCATACCAATTACTAACTATTCCTATTTGAGCCTTACAAAAATCTGATTCTTTCATTCCGGTAGCATATAACATAGCATGTGCTGCTGGTAAATTAGGTTCTTTTGTTATTTTTTTGCTAAAATTGTTAATTCTTTTTTTCATGAAATATTTGAATAAATCAAAAAGCTCTACTGAGCTATCAAATAGGGTAAAAATAATACCTTACTTGAATAGTTTTGTAAAAAAAAACTATTTTAAATTATATAATATGCAAAAATATGAAAAAATAAATTATATAAAAATGGTTTTTATGTATTTATTTTAAATTATTATTATTATTTTTACCATTAATGAATATATATTGAAAAGTTTCTAATAAAAATTGTTATAATAATACATTTTAAATTTTTTTTAAAAAAAGTATGTTTTTTTTTGATAAAAATTTAAAAACAAAATTTTTATTTATAATAATATTCAAATTTTGATAAAAAATATAAAAAATAAAATGATAGAAATAACCCCTGATCCTATTAATTCTTTTCCAAGATACCAAACAGCAAATTGTCCTTCTGTTATAGCACATTGCATGTTTTCAAATTCGACAAACATTCCTTCTTTAATTTTATGTAATTTTGATTTTTGTAATGGCTGTCTATAACGAATTCTACAAAATACGTCCATTTTTTCTCCTTCAAAAAGACTAAGATCTTCCCGAATCCAATGAATATTTTTTTCCTGAATAAACAAAGATTTTCTATATAATCCTGGATGTTTTTTCCCCATTCCCGTATAAACAATATTTTTTTCTACATCAGTATCTATAACAAAAAGAGCTTCCTGATAACCTCCTAATGCTATTCCTTTACGTTGTCCTTTTGTAAAATAATAGGCCCCTTGATGATATCCTATAATTTCTCCATCTGTTTTTTTATATTTTTTTTTTCTAGATATAAAAAATAATTCTTCTTCTTTAGAAAAGAAAATTTTTTTTTCTAGATATACTGAAGCATTAGAATTAATACAAACTATTTCTCCTTTTTTGGGGAAAATTTTTTTTTTAAGAAAATTTGGAAAATTAATTTTTCCTACAAAACATAATCCCTGAGATTCTTTTTTATGAGCATTCCATAATTTATGAATTTCTGCTATTTTTCTTACTTGATTTTTAGTTAAAAGGCCTAATGGAAATAGGGATTTTTCCAATTGATATTGCGTTAATTGACATAAAAAATATGATTGATCTTTATTAAGATCCTTTCCAATTAAAAGACGATAAATTGTTTTTTTATTTTTTATAATTTTTTCTTTTTTCACATAATGTCCTGTTGCAATAAAATCTGCTCCTAAATCAAGTGCTTTTTTCAAAAAAACATTAAATTTTATTTCTTTATTACATAAAATATCTGGATTTGGTGTTTTTCCCAATCTATACTCATGAAACATATAGTTTATGACACGTTTTTTATACTCATTTTTCATTTCAATTACTTGAAAAGGGATATTTAATTGTTTAGCTACTAACATAGCATCAATACAATCCTCTTTCCAAGTACATTTATTATTATAATTTTCCTCTTCCCAATTATGCATGAATAAACCAATAACTTCATATCCTTTTTTTTTGAGAATTAATGCAGCAACACTCGAATCTACGCCGCCTGAAAGGCCTATTACTACTTTTTGCATAATGATAAAATTATTATATAAAATCAAATGAAAAAATAAAATGAAGGATTTTATTTGTAAATTTTTTCTTTTAAGAAAACATTTCTCTTACACGATCAAAAAATGATTTTTCTGAATTACCGGGATGAGGGAGAAAATTTTCATTTTTTCTCATTTTTTCAAAAAATTTTTTTTGTTCTTCATTAATTTTTTTTGGAGTCCAAACATTTATATGAATTAAAAGACTTCCATATCCATATCCTTCAATATTAGGTAATCCTTTATTTTTTAATCTAAGAGTTTTTCCTGATTGTGTTCCTGGATCTATTTTTATTTTTGCTTTTCCATTAATGGTAGGAACTTCTTTGAAAGCGCCCAATATGGCATCTGAAAATGATATATACAAATCATAATGAAGATTGATTCCTTCTCTTTTTAATTTATTATGAGGAATTTCCTCAATTAACACGATTAAATCTCCGGAAATTCCCCCAAATGGGGCTTCATTTCCTTTTTCAGAAACTTTCAATTGAATTCCTTCTGTAATACCTGCAGGTATTTTTATATTTACTAATTCTTCTTCTTTAATTAATCCATGTTTATTAGCTCCATAAGGAATATTTTCAATAGTCTTACCAATTCCAGAACATACGCCACATTGAGAAGTGGTTTGCATTCTTCCTAAAATAGTATTGGTTATTCGTGTTATTTGACCTGTTCCATTACAAGATATACAATTTTTAAATTGTATTCCTTGAGCAACTTTAAGTCTCTTAACTTTAACTTTTTTTTCTACTCCATTAGCTATTTCTTCTAATGAAAGTTTAACTCTAATTCTTAAATCGCTTCCTTTAATAGTTTTATGTCTAGTAGATCTACCAAACCCGAAACTAGAAAAACCTTCTCCAAATGCGTCAGCAAAAATATCTCCAAAATTTGCAAAAATATCTTCCATATTCATTCCTGAAGCAGAACTACTTCCTTTTATTCCAGAATGTCCAAATTTATCATAACGTTGTCTTTTTTCGGGATTACTTAAAATTTCATAAGCTTCAGCCGCTTCTTTAAATTTTTCTTCCGCTTTTTTTTTATTATCTAAATTTTTATCTGGATGGTATTTTATCGCTAATTTTCGATAAGCTTTTTTAATTTCTTCTGTAGAAGCATTTCTAGAAACTCCTAATACTTCGTAATAATCTTTTTTCATCATGAAGATAAAAATTATTAATTATTTTCCGGTAATGACTTTAGCATGGCGAATCACTTTTTCTCTTAAAATATATCCAGCTCCTATAATTTCTATAATTTTTCCTTTTAAATCTTCTGTGACAGCTGGAATTTGTGTTATTGCCTCATGAAAATCCGTGTTAAAATCATCTCCTTTTTTTATTTTTATTTTATTCAATCCTTTTTCTTTTAAAATTTTAATAAATTTTTCTTGTATCAAAAAAATTCCTTGCACAAGGTGTTCATCTTGATATTTTTTTAATTCTTTAATTCCTCGTTCAAAATCATCTAAAATTGGAATTAAATCTATAATAATTTGTTCGTGAACATTCCTAAAAATATCAAATCTTTCTTTTTGAATCCGTTTTTTATAATTCTCAAATTCTGCAAAAAGACGCAAAAATTTATCTTTTTCTTTTTCCAATTCTTTTTTAAAAAACTCAATTTCTTTTTGTAATGGATCATGTATTTTTTCTTTGCAAGAAGAAGATTTTTCCTCAGATTTATCATGAGATGATTTTACCTGTTTTTCCGTATTTTTTTGATTAATATCCATAATATAAAAAATATTTTCCATACTATATGTAGAGAGGCAAAAGATTTGCCAAAAATCATAATTATGTCATAATGACATTTTATAAATTAAATTATAGAATTGAGTTTCAAATGTTTTCTAATATAATTTAATCTTTCATAAGCGATCCTCTTTGCTTTTTTAGCACCTAAAGCTAAAATATGATCCAATAAAGATTTATTTTTCATAAAAGAAAAAAATCTTTTTCTTTCCAAAGAAAATTTATGAATGATATACTCATATAATGCAATTTTTGCCTCATGATATCCATATCCTCCTTTGATATATCTTTTTTTCATCATATCTATTTCATTAACAGTAGCTATTAAACTATATAAAGATATGATATTATCCGTTACAGGATCTTTATTTTCTTTTACAGATTTACTATCTGTACGAATACTCATTATTTGTTTTTTCAAAATTTCATCTGAAGAAAAAATATTAATATAATTTTTTTGAGATTTACTCATTTTTTTTCCATCTGTTCCTATCACAAACATATTTTGTTTTTGTAAAAAAGCATTAGGTAACACGAATAATTTTTCTCCTATTTTTTTATTAAAATAGTTAGCAATACGACGAGCTATTTCTATATGTTGTAATTGATCTTTTCCTACCGGAATAATTTTGGCATTATAAAGTAAAATATCAGCGGCCATTAAAATAGGATAAGCAAACAACCCAACACTTATTTTTCCTTTATCTTCTATTTCTTTTTTTTTAAAAGCATGAGCTAATGTAAGTCTTTGGTATGGATAAAAACAACTGAAATACCAAGCCAGTTCAGTTACTAATGATACATCTGATTGTCTATAAAATAAACAATTATCTGTATTTAAGCCAAAAGCTAACCATGCAGCAGCAATTTGATAAGTATTATTTTGTATTGTTTTTATATTATCTATTTGAACCATAGAATGTAAATCCGCTATAAATATAAATGAAGAATGTTTTTTATTTTTATTAGCCATATATATAGACGGAATAATAACTCC contains:
- the ilvB gene encoding biosynthetic-type acetolactate synthase large subunit → MEKKLFSGSEIVIKTLLHEEVEYIFGYPGGAIMPIYDSLHDYLNSISHVLMRHEQGSIHAAQGYARATGKIGVCFTTSGPGATNLITGLADALIDSTPVVCITGQVSSHLLGTDAFQETNIIDISIPVTKWNIQVLKAKDICKSIQKGFLIAKKGRPGPVLIDITKDAQFQKTVFHYTRCEYIRNFHPYPCIENEKIIKAANLINSAERPLILVGQGVILAEAEEEFKEFVEKTGIPVASTLLGLGALSNNHHLYVGMLGMHGNYAPNILTNQCDILIAIGMRFDDRVTGDVKKYAKQAKIIHLEIDSSEINKNILCHIPILGDCKISLKKLIFYVHESIHKKWISKFFCLKEKEKTIVIQGDINPKKKGITMGEVIKWINQYKKRNAILVTDVGQHQMIASRYFNFTYKKSQITSGGLGTMGFALPASIGAQLGARNRQVICVVGDGGIQMTIQEMGTILQNKIPVKIILLNNNFLGMVRQWQQLFFDKRYSCTELVNPDFVQLAHAYNIKAKKVSQREELEKSVKKALNHDKAFLLEVITEKEDNVFPMIPAGAAVDEIRLT
- the ilvD gene encoding dihydroxy-acid dehydratase; the protein is MKKRINNFSKKITKEPNLPAAHAMLYATGMKESDFCKAQIGIVSNWYEGNPCNMHLDKLAKKIKSSVINQNLIGFQFTTIGVSDGITMGTSGMRYSLPSRELIADSIETVVDSHHYDGIIAIPGCDKNIPGVMIALLRLNRPSIIVYGGSISPGYYNGNKLDVVSSFEALGKKNTRQITEFEYKNIIKNSCPGPGACGGMYTANTIASALEAMGMMLPYSSSSPSTSENKKRECQEVSKYIENLLKKGINPKDIVTKTSIENGVKLAMCLGGSTNCILHFLAIARSANIDFSLKDFQKISNQVPLIGNLKPSGTFLMEDIHTDIGGMPVIIKYLLNEGILSGDCLTVTGKTLYDNMKNIPNITFNQKIIHSLDNPIKKNAHIRILYGNLSPEGAIAKITGKEGTIFRGKANVFDSEEEVNQAILNNRILPGIVIVIRYVGPIGGPGMPEMLKPTSYIMGSGLGKKVALITDGRFSGGSHGFVVGHITPEAHSGGLIALVQNEDIIKIDTENNTITLEVGVEEIQRRRKLWTPPSLKVKKGYLYKYTRMVSPASEGCITDQF
- the mnmA gene encoding tRNA 2-thiouridine(34) synthase MnmA — its product is MQKVVIGLSGGVDSSVAALILKKKGYEVIGLFMHNWEEENYNNKCTWKEDCIDAMLVAKQLNIPFQVIEMKNEYKKRVINYMFHEYRLGKTPNPDILCNKEIKFNVFLKKALDLGADFIATGHYVKKEKIIKNKKTIYRLLIGKDLNKDQSYFLCQLTQYQLEKSLFPLGLLTKNQVRKIAEIHKLWNAHKKESQGLCFVGKINFPNFLKKKIFPKKGEIVCINSNASVYLEKKIFFSKEEELFFISRKKKYKKTDGEIIGYHQGAYYFTKGQRKGIALGGYQEALFVIDTDVEKNIVYTGMGKKHPGLYRKSLFIQEKNIHWIREDLSLFEGEKMDVFCRIRYRQPLQKSKLHKIKEGMFVEFENMQCAITEGQFAVWYLGKELIGSGVISIILFFIFFIKI
- the dnaJ gene encoding molecular chaperone DnaJ, whose translation is MMKKDYYEVLGVSRNASTEEIKKAYRKLAIKYHPDKNLDNKKKAEEKFKEAAEAYEILSNPEKRQRYDKFGHSGIKGSSSASGMNMEDIFANFGDIFADAFGEGFSSFGFGRSTRHKTIKGSDLRIRVKLSLEEIANGVEKKVKVKRLKVAQGIQFKNCISCNGTGQITRITNTILGRMQTTSQCGVCSGIGKTIENIPYGANKHGLIKEEELVNIKIPAGITEGIQLKVSEKGNEAPFGGISGDLIVLIEEIPHNKLKREGINLHYDLYISFSDAILGAFKEVPTINGKAKIKIDPGTQSGKTLRLKNKGLPNIEGYGYGSLLIHINVWTPKKINEEQKKFFEKMRKNENFLPHPGNSEKSFFDRVREMFS
- a CDS encoding nucleotide exchange factor GrpE; amino-acid sequence: MENIFYIMDINQKNTEKQVKSSHDKSEEKSSSCKEKIHDPLQKEIEFFKKELEKEKDKFLRLFAEFENYKKRIQKERFDIFRNVHEQIIIDLIPILDDFERGIKELKKYQDEHLVQGIFLIQEKFIKILKEKGLNKIKIKKGDDFNTDFHEAITQIPAVTEDLKGKIIEIIGAGYILREKVIRHAKVITGK